The following DNA comes from Winogradskyella sp. PG-2.
AATAACGTTGATTAAAGTAACGGCATTTGCATTTGTAGAATGATACAACTCTAGATTTCTGATCGTGAATTTATCCATCCATACATAATCATCGGTTGCAATTCTAGAAATCGTTGCGATATGCTCTAATTTGTTGTGACGGGTTTCACCTAAATAATGAAGCACAACACCCGAAGCAATTATACCTTCATATAAATCTTCTATTCCAAAACCTTTCAATGTATTGGTATTGAAATGCTTAATTAATGTCTCGTTTGCATAATCGGCTTGAAACACCCAATCTTCTAGATAAAAAGTATGAAAGTCATTTCCGAAGGTTTCTACAAACTCTTTTCTACTTTGTTTGGAAATTAAAACCTCACTTGGACTAAAATTTTGAAGTAGTTTATCAATATACTCAGCATTACCTTGAGACGTTAAAAACTCACCAGTGGAAATATCTAAAAATGAAACTCCAATATTCTTTTTTTCAAAATAAACTGCTGCCAAAAAATTATTGGACTTAGAATGTAAAATATCATCATTAAAAGCAACACCAGGTGTAACTAATTCCGTAACACCACGCTTTACAATAGTTTTTGTTTGTTTAGGGTCTTCTAACTGATCACAAATGGCAACTCGCTCACCAGCCCTTACTAATTTTGGCAAATACGTATTTAAAGAATGATGCGGAAAACCTGCTAATTCAGTTTCACTCTCACTACCAGCACCACGTTTGGTTAAGATAATATCGAGTATTTTAGACGCTTTCACTGCATCACTTCCAAAGGTTTCATAAAAATCACCAACCCTAAACAATAGTAATGCATCAGGATATTTAACCTTGATCGCATTATATTGCTTCATTAATGGTGTTACTTTTTTTACCTTTTTAGCCAACTGTTTTCTTTATTTTTGTTGAAATTGTAAGAATGCTAATTTACTTATAATTTGAGGGTTATTGAAGCCTAAAAACTATAAGTTATCTACAAGTGTTGATAAATATGAGAAAGTTAAAAAACGAAGAATTAGACCGATTAGAAGTTTCAGAATTCAAAGCTGCTAAAAAGTCTCCAATTATTATAATTCTAGACAATATTAGAAGTTTAAATAATATAGGCTCTGTTTTTAGAACAAGTGATGCCTTCTTAATTGAAAAGATTTACCTCTGTGGCATTACTGCTCAACCACCTCATAACGATATTAGAAAAACTGCGCTTGGCAGCACAGAAACTGTAGAATGGGAGTATATAGAGAATACTATAGATGTGATTAACTCCTTGAAGACGCAGAACATAAAAATCTGCTCAATTGAACAAGCGGAAAATACAACAATGCTTAATACTTTTAAACCTCAACCTAATACTAAATATGCTTTTGTTTTTGGTAATGAAGTAAAAGGTGTTGCACAAGATGTTGTAAATACTAGCGATATTGTGATTGAAATCCCTCAATATGGTACCAAACATTCATTAAATATTTCAGTAAGTTGTGGTGTTGTAGTTTGGGATGTGTTTAGTAAACTCCACTAGTGAAAAAATTAAAAACACCTTGGTCTACAAAAGACGTAATGCATCAAATTTACGAGCAGCATCTTTGGGGCGGAAAAGACTTGGATTTTTATTCTGGCGAAGGTTCTCACAATCCAGAAATCATTCAACCTTATTTAGATGCTGTACGCTCATTTTTAAAATCTCACAAAGGCAAATTAACTGTTTGTGATTTGGGTTGTGGCGATTTCAATATTGGAAAACAGCTATACAAATATTCTAAAAAATATGTTTCTGTTGATATTGTTGAAACCCTTATCGAAAGAAATAAGAAATTGTATAAACAAGAAAATCTAGAATTTCAATGCTTAGATATTTCGAGAGATGAGCTTCCCAAAGCTGATTGCATCATATTAAGACAAGTACTTCAACATTTATCGAATAAAGAAATTCAAAGTATTGTTAATAAACTAATTAATTACAAATACATAATTCTAACAGAGCATATCCCATTTGGAAACTTTGAACCTAATAAAGATAAAATAGCCAGTCAAGGGATTCGGCTAAAACAAAATAGTGGTGTTAACCTATTAGAAGCGCCTTTTAATTTAAAAGTTTTAAAAGCAAAAAAAATAAACGAAGTCGTTTTAGAAAACAACAAAGGAAAGATTACAACAACACTCTACAATTGTTTCTGACCGCCTATTTCATTTAGCAGCCACAAATAATCCTCACGAGACTTCACAAAATCCTTATCAGAAATATCAATAATCTTAACATTCATTTCTGGCTGACTTTTTAAGAATTCGAGATAACCAGAGTTAATTTTTTCGAGATAATCATCTTTAATATCCTTCTCGTAATTACGTCCACGCTTTTTAATGTTCTTCTGAAGTCGTTCTGTATTTTGATATAAATAAACATATAAATCTGGTTTCGCAATGTCCTTATAAACTTGATAAAATAATTTTCGGTATAATCGAAACTCATCTGCTGGTAAAGTCACCTTAGAAAATATAAGCGACTTATTTACATCATAATCGCTTACCATAAAATCTTTAAACAAATCTAATTGCGATAAATCATCAGAAATTTGCTGATAACGATCTGCCAAAAAAGACATTTCTAAAGTAAATGCATAACGTTCTGGTTCTTTATAAAATTTTGGTAAAAACGCATTATCTGCAAAACGCTCTAAAATTAATTTCGCATTAAAGTCATGAGCTATTTTATTAGCTAAACTGGTTTTGCCTGCACCAATATTACCTTCAATAGCAATGTAATTATAGTCACCAAAAGTAAATGCTCTCTTAGGGTTTTTTAACCATATTTTAATAGGTTCTATTTCAGAATCATCTTCACATTCCTCCAATAAAACTGAAATTAGTTTATTCAATTTTACATGTTCAATATCTTGAGCAATATCGCAAAGTGGTTTTAGAACGAACTTACGGTTTTCCATTTCTGGATGTGGTATTACTAAAGATTTTTCTTCAATAATAACATCGTCGTAAAACAAAATGTCTAAATCTATTTCACGAGATTCATAACCTTCTTTTGTTTTCGATTGTCTTCCTAAATCAATCTCAATGGATTGAAGCACTTTCAAAACCTTCTTAGGTTTCAGTTCTGTTTCTACCTTAATACATGCGTTATAGAAATCATCTCCATCAAAACCAAAAGCAGGTGTTTTATAGACTTTAGATATCTTACTAACCACACCAATTCTTTCATATATAGCATCAACGGCAAGTTGCAAATAGTCTAATTTGTTGCCTTTATTACTTCCTAATGCTATGTAAACATTTTTTGTTGGTGTCATAGAAAGTTCAAAATAACTAAAAGAATAATTAATACTTTATCTTTACTGAAACTATTTATTAACCATTTTCAATGCCATTAAAAGATAAGCTATTAGCACAACGGATTTATTTGTTATTGGGTGCGCTTTTTATAACGTCTTTAGTGGTTTCTAATCTAATATTTCAAAAATTTTTTTATTGGTACCCAATTGATGTTGAGATTTTTGGAAGCAAACTTTTTGAAATTTCTGTTGGTATCTTACCTTACCCAATTACATTTTTAATTACAGATTTAATCAGTGAAATTTATGGCAAAAAACGCGCTAATGATGTGGTAGTCGTTGGTATTTTTGCCTCGATATTTTCGCTACTAATTATTTACACAGCTTCAATTGTACCTGCTACCTCATGGTCTCCAGTAAATAATTCTCTATTTGATACCGTTTTTGGAAATTCTACAATCGCTGTATTTGCGAGTATGCTAACATATTTGTTTGCGCAATTTGTAGATATTCAAATTTATCATTTCTGGAAACGCAGAACAAAAGGCAAACACCTTTGGTTGCGTAACAACTTTTCAACTTGGTTTTCTCAATTTGTTGATACGTTTACTATTGTATTTTTATTATGCTCGTTTGGTATTATCGATTGGACTAATTTTAAAGGCTTATTAATCAGTGGTTTTTTATTTAAAGTATTAGTCGCGGCATTAGATACACCATTTTTATATCTAGGTGTTTATTTATTCAGAAGGCGTTTTAAACTCAAAGTAAACGAAGAAATTGAGCTCCTTTAGATGTTATTAAATCATTAAAACACTCCCAAAGTTTCTTAATAGCACAACTATTCTGCTCTACTTTACGTATAATATATAGAAGCTATTATCAAAATAATAAAGCACTTATGAAGAAAATTTTCAAAATTATTGGAATCATCTTACTCCTTTTTATTGCAATACTAATTGCTATTCCTTTTGTTTTAGAATCTAAAATAGATAGCATCGTTCAGAATTATGGAGATGAAAACCTAAATGCAGATTTAAGTTTTGATGACATTAGTCTAAGCTTAATAAGCAGTTTTCCAAAGGCAGAAGTTAATGTTGATAATTTAAAAATTACAAATAGGTTACCTTTTGAAGGAGAAACTCTTGCCACTGCAAAATCGTTGTCTTTTGAAATGCCAATTGGCGAATTGTTTAAAGGCACGGAAGAACCACTTATTATAAATGAAATTATTGCAGATGAAATGTTATTAACCTTAAAAACTAATAAAAATGGTTCTGTAAATTATGATATTGTAAAAGAAAGTGATGACGCCAATGAAGTAGAAGCAAACTCAAGTCCTACTGGTTTTAGCTTTGATATTGAAAATTACGAACTCAACAATAGTGCTTTCATTTACATTGATGAAGGCGCAAACACAAAACTTTATGCAACGGAGATAAACCATAATGGTAAAGGCATTTTTTCTGGCAACGGTTCAGAATTAGTTACTAAAACCGAAGCTATGATTAGCATAGCTATAGACAGTACCGAATATTTAAGTAATAATATTATAAAGTTAGATGCGCTAATCGGTTTAGATTTAGAGCAAGAAAAATACACGTTTAAAAAAAACAAAGGCTTTATAAATGCTTTACCACTAGAATTTGAAGGCTTTGTGCAATTAGTTGAGCAAGGGCAAGAAATTGATATCAGCTTTAAAAACCCCGAATCGTCTTTTAAGGATTTCTTAGCTGTAATCCCTAACGCTTATGCCAAGAATATTGAAAATGTAACTACAACTGGGAATTTTACTGTCAAGGGTATTATTAAAGGCTTGATGTCTGAAGAAACTATTCCAACTTTAGATATAAACATGCGCTCAGAAAATGCTTCGTTTAAATATCCTGACTTACCAAAAAGCGTTGACAATATAATGATTAATGCTTCGGTTAAAAACACAACTGGTAACGTAGATGATACATTTATTGACATCAATAAACTAGACTTTAAAATTGATCAAGATGTTTTTAAATCTGAAGCGCATATTAAAAATCTAACTGGCAATATTTTAGTCAACGCCAATTTAGATGGTGTTTTAAATTTAGCCAATATTTCTAAAGCTTATCCTTTAGAATTAGAAAATCAATTAAGTGGTATTTTAAAAGGAAAACTGAACACTGCCTTTGACATGAATGCCATAGAGACCAATGCATATCAGCGTATTAAAAATAATGGAAGTGTTTCAATTTCGGACTTTATATTTTCATCTGAAGACATTGTAAATCCTATTCAAATTAATAAGGCAGATTTAACCTTTAAACCAGGAATAGTTAGCCTCAATAGTTTTGACGCATTAACAGGTAAGAGTGATTTCTCTGCAACAGGAACTATTAATAATTTACTCGGGTTTCTATTAAGTAATAAAAAGCTTCAAGGGAATTTTAATGTCAACTCAAACACATTTGCTATTTCAGATTTTATGGTAGAAGATGAAACTGCAACTGAATCCTCAAATAAGACAACATCAGATTCAGAATCTCTAAAAATTCCTGACTTTTTAGATTGTGCTATTACTGCCAATGCAAAATCTGTTCTTTATGATAACCTAACATTAAAGAATGTAAATGGTGAGCTATTAATAAAAGATCAGAATGCTAATTTAAAAGACATGACAACAGATTTGTTTAAAGGTCAGCTAGGAATTTCTGGTAATGTTTCTACTAAAGGTGTCAAACCAAAGTTTGATATGAAGTTAGCAATGCAACAGTTTGATATTTCACAGTCATTTAAAGAATTAGAACTATTGAAGTTTTTAGCACCAATTGCTAAAATACTTAAAGGAAAACTCAATTCTACAATAGATTTAAATGGTATTTTAGATGAAAACTTTACACCAGATTTAATGTCTATTTCTGGAGATGCTTTAGCTGAAGTATTAACCGATAATATTAGTTCAAATCAAAGTGCTATTCTTTCCGGTCTCAGTGATAAACTAGATTTTTTAGATTTAGATCAATTCGATTTTAAAGACATTAAAACTAATTTAAGTTTTGAAAATGGGCAAGTTTCAGTGAAGCCATTTACTTTTATATATAAAGACGACATCCCTATTGAAATATCTGGAACGCATAGTTTTTCTAACACAATGGATTACAGTGCTGTTCTGCAAGTACCAGCTAAATATTTAGGAAGTGAGGTCAATAGACTCATCGGAAAAATAAATGATTCTGAAGTTGACATTATTAAGATTCCTGTAACTGCAACTATTGGAGGAACAGTTACAAAACCAAATATTAAAACTGACTTAACAAGTGGTATTTCTAATTTAACGAAACAACTCATTGAAATACAAAAACAAAAATTCTTAAATCTAGGAACAAATCAAATTAATGATTTATTAGGTGGTCTTGTAGGAGGTGATTCTAATACTAAAGAAACGGATTCTACTAAAACTAAAACTGACAGCACAAAAACAACTATTGATGATAATATAAAAGAAGGTTTAAATTCTGTTTTAGGCGGACTTCTCGATGGGAAAAAGAAATCGAAGGACAAAAAAGTACAAGATTCAACTAAAAACGACTGACATTTACGTCAAAACCATACTTTTTTCACAATTTCTGTTAATAATTGCCCGTTTTTTTGGATTTCTTAAATATTACGTTATCATGTGGGTTCACAAATTTTAAAAAGGATACATGAGGCAGTTAAAAATCACCAAGCAAGTTACCAATAGAGAAGATAAATCATTAGATAAATATCTTCAAGATATAAGTAAGATTCCACTAATTACAGCGGAAGAAGAAGTAGAATTGGCACAACTTATACGTAAAGGTGATCAAGTTGCATTAGATAAACTAACAACAGCGAATTTGCGTTTTGTTGTTTCTGTAGCTAAGCAATATCAAAATCAAGGATTAAAACTTCCAGATTTAATAAACGAAGGTAATGCTGGTTTAGTAAAAGCAGCAAAGCGTTTTGATGAAACAAGAGGTTTTAAGTTTATATCTTATGCCGTATGGTGGATTAGACAAGCTATACTTCAAGCATTAGCAGAACAATCTCGTATTGTACGTTTACCATTAAATAAGATTGGTACAATCAATAAGATTAATAAAGCGTTTTCGCATTTAGAACAATTACACCAAAGACCTCCAAATGCTGAAGAAATTGCTCGCGAGTTAGATATAAGCGCACGTGAGGTTAAGCAATCTATGAAAAACTCAGGTCGTCACTTATCTATGGATGCACCATTAAAAGATGGTGAGACATTTAGTTTATATGACGTAGTTAGTGCGAGTGAGTCACCAAGACCAGATAAAAATTTAATGAAGGAATCACTGAATCTAGAAGTTGAGCGTGCTTTAGAAACGTTAACTCAAAAGGAAAGTGATGTTATTCGTTTAAATTTTGGTATTGGAGATCAGCCACCAATGACCTTAGAAGAAATAGGTGGAATCTATGACTTAACAAGAGAACGTGTTAGACAAATTAGAGAAAAAGGCATTCGAAGATTAAGACATGCAAGTAAGAGTAAAATTTTAAAGACCTATTTAGGGTAATTAAAATAATTTAATTTTTTATTTTCAAATAGTTAGCATATATTTGCCGACCATTTGCAAGAATTAGATAACAAAAATATATCGATATAATGATTAAAATCGAAATCAAAGAAGGAGAAAATATAGAACGTGCACTTAAGCGTTACAAGCGTAAACACAGAAATGTGCAGATTATG
Coding sequences within:
- a CDS encoding AsmA-like C-terminal region-containing protein is translated as MKKIFKIIGIILLLFIAILIAIPFVLESKIDSIVQNYGDENLNADLSFDDISLSLISSFPKAEVNVDNLKITNRLPFEGETLATAKSLSFEMPIGELFKGTEEPLIINEIIADEMLLTLKTNKNGSVNYDIVKESDDANEVEANSSPTGFSFDIENYELNNSAFIYIDEGANTKLYATEINHNGKGIFSGNGSELVTKTEAMISIAIDSTEYLSNNIIKLDALIGLDLEQEKYTFKKNKGFINALPLEFEGFVQLVEQGQEIDISFKNPESSFKDFLAVIPNAYAKNIENVTTTGNFTVKGIIKGLMSEETIPTLDINMRSENASFKYPDLPKSVDNIMINASVKNTTGNVDDTFIDINKLDFKIDQDVFKSEAHIKNLTGNILVNANLDGVLNLANISKAYPLELENQLSGILKGKLNTAFDMNAIETNAYQRIKNNGSVSISDFIFSSEDIVNPIQINKADLTFKPGIVSLNSFDALTGKSDFSATGTINNLLGFLLSNKKLQGNFNVNSNTFAISDFMVEDETATESSNKTTSDSESLKIPDFLDCAITANAKSVLYDNLTLKNVNGELLIKDQNANLKDMTTDLFKGQLGISGNVSTKGVKPKFDMKLAMQQFDISQSFKELELLKFLAPIAKILKGKLNSTIDLNGILDENFTPDLMSISGDALAEVLTDNISSNQSAILSGLSDKLDFLDLDQFDFKDIKTNLSFENGQVSVKPFTFIYKDDIPIEISGTHSFSNTMDYSAVLQVPAKYLGSEVNRLIGKINDSEVDIIKIPVTATIGGTVTKPNIKTDLTSGISNLTKQLIEIQKQKFLNLGTNQINDLLGGLVGGDSNTKETDSTKTKTDSTKTTIDDNIKEGLNSVLGGLLDGKKKSKDKKVQDSTKND
- a CDS encoding class I SAM-dependent methyltransferase, with the translated sequence MHQIYEQHLWGGKDLDFYSGEGSHNPEIIQPYLDAVRSFLKSHKGKLTVCDLGCGDFNIGKQLYKYSKKYVSVDIVETLIERNKKLYKQENLEFQCLDISRDELPKADCIILRQVLQHLSNKEIQSIVNKLINYKYIILTEHIPFGNFEPNKDKIASQGIRLKQNSGVNLLEAPFNLKVLKAKKINEVVLENNKGKITTTLYNCF
- a CDS encoding TrmH family RNA methyltransferase; this translates as MRKLKNEELDRLEVSEFKAAKKSPIIIILDNIRSLNNIGSVFRTSDAFLIEKIYLCGITAQPPHNDIRKTALGSTETVEWEYIENTIDVINSLKTQNIKICSIEQAENTTMLNTFKPQPNTKYAFVFGNEVKGVAQDVVNTSDIVIEIPQYGTKHSLNISVSCGVVVWDVFSKLH
- a CDS encoding queuosine precursor transporter, giving the protein MPLKDKLLAQRIYLLLGALFITSLVVSNLIFQKFFYWYPIDVEIFGSKLFEISVGILPYPITFLITDLISEIYGKKRANDVVVVGIFASIFSLLIIYTASIVPATSWSPVNNSLFDTVFGNSTIAVFASMLTYLFAQFVDIQIYHFWKRRTKGKHLWLRNNFSTWFSQFVDTFTIVFLLCSFGIIDWTNFKGLLISGFLFKVLVAALDTPFLYLGVYLFRRRFKLKVNEEIELL
- a CDS encoding RNA polymerase sigma factor RpoD/SigA, translating into MRQLKITKQVTNREDKSLDKYLQDISKIPLITAEEEVELAQLIRKGDQVALDKLTTANLRFVVSVAKQYQNQGLKLPDLINEGNAGLVKAAKRFDETRGFKFISYAVWWIRQAILQALAEQSRIVRLPLNKIGTINKINKAFSHLEQLHQRPPNAEEIARELDISAREVKQSMKNSGRHLSMDAPLKDGETFSLYDVVSASESPRPDKNLMKESLNLEVERALETLTQKESDVIRLNFGIGDQPPMTLEEIGGIYDLTRERVRQIREKGIRRLRHASKSKILKTYLG
- the folK gene encoding 2-amino-4-hydroxy-6-hydroxymethyldihydropteridine diphosphokinase is translated as MTPTKNVYIALGSNKGNKLDYLQLAVDAIYERIGVVSKISKVYKTPAFGFDGDDFYNACIKVETELKPKKVLKVLQSIEIDLGRQSKTKEGYESREIDLDILFYDDVIIEEKSLVIPHPEMENRKFVLKPLCDIAQDIEHVKLNKLISVLLEECEDDSEIEPIKIWLKNPKRAFTFGDYNYIAIEGNIGAGKTSLANKIAHDFNAKLILERFADNAFLPKFYKEPERYAFTLEMSFLADRYQQISDDLSQLDLFKDFMVSDYDVNKSLIFSKVTLPADEFRLYRKLFYQVYKDIAKPDLYVYLYQNTERLQKNIKKRGRNYEKDIKDDYLEKINSGYLEFLKSQPEMNVKIIDISDKDFVKSREDYLWLLNEIGGQKQL